In Ornithodoros turicata isolate Travis chromosome 1, ASM3712646v1, whole genome shotgun sequence, the DNA window ATGCCCCACAGGGGGCCATGTAGCCTCACACTGTTGGGTAGATGAAGGAGTACATGAACATTCGACTTCATTTCACGTTTGTCGTAAAGGTATTCCAACATCACAACGAACCTTGTCAGCTTCTCGTTGCTGAGAGCCACATCATCTTCTGTTACTCTGCTTTTCATCAGCAGATAGATGCCTGCCACCAGTAATGCAAAATGGTCATGGTAGGTGCTGGGCAAAATGCCGTAAACACATGGAAGGCTGAAGTACAGCAACCACGACTGTAGTTCCCCCGCTTTCCAGAATCCTCTTTGCTTTACCGACTTTGGACATCGTGTGAAGCAGGATGGAGGCTTTAAGCTTTGAAGTCTCTCATCGACCAGCTCACGTTTTGTTGGAGCACCAATATAATAATCAGCACCAACATCACTGAACCACAGGTCCGTGATCTGCCTCACTGTTCCCAGCAAACACGCATGCATATAGTCAGGCACGAAACCTTTGATGATGCTGATGCCAGGAACAGTTAGAAGCGCAGATGGCCCTTTGACGCCGCGAACTATTTGGCCAGTAGCAGCAGCTTCCCTCATGTCCTCGATCATGGCTTGTTCTGTCCTGTTAGGAGATGGTCCTTCTGTCACTGGGAACTTGACATATCCTGAAATAACGAAAACTAGTTGAAATCATGATTTCCATGTTTGTTTTACATGCTTGCAAAATTTTTCAAGGATAATTTAGTTTCCTCTAATGCCATTTGTGTGTCAAATTTGAACACTCTGTCCCAAGaatgaacaaaaagaaaaaccgaCGTAGGTAACCTTTTCAACAAAAATACAATAAGTGACAAAGAAAGAAACCACAGTTGGAAGTCTGGTATGATATCACAAgcacgtgcaaaaaaaaaaagctgatgCACACAAGCCTGATATTACACACTTAAATGATGACGGAAGCATGTTGCTCATGCTGTCATGTTTGGATACCTGTAGCACAAGTACCTATCTAGCTGCCACGTGCAATCATATGCCTAGGATGCCTTATGAATAGGTGGCTTCTCACCTTCAATACATATTCCAGGATGGAAACACCATGGACATGAGTAGTAGCCATTGTATTGAACCATGTTCAACATCCCAGCACGTGCAGGTGCATCGGCGACACATGTTATACAGTATACCTGAAATGTATGCGTAAACAATAAGGTGAGGCATGTAGGTATTTTTAGTTCGTATGTACCTGTACCTACCTTAGAGTTGATTCTGTTTCCACGGCAGGTCCAGTCAACTCCACTTTGTGTTAGCTGCTGCATCTGCTTTGCAAACACGTCGAGCAGGAGGATCATGTTTGGATGTCTGTTGCCATACCATAAGAGTGGCACGGATGGGCTTGTCCATCTGTAGTATGGTGGAAGTTCATTTAGAAGAACTTGAACAGGCCATATCGAATAAGCGGAGCTCTGGAATGTGGTGCTGCCATCTGTGTTGACAGTGAGAGTTAGATCGTACTTGGCACAGTTCAGTTCTGCTCGCTGCTCCTTATGGAACGCCCCATCTGTGATGTCACATATGGGTTCGCCTCTACTGCCTTCACGGTCCTTGTCCTCAATCCTGTCCAGTGACTGCACCAGCTGGTCTGACAGAGCCCTGTCAGCAACGAGGGACTCTATTTGTTGCTTTAATGGGAGGCTCACAAAATAATGTCCTGCCGTCATAAGGTTCCTTCCGAAGTACTGTGTGCCACAACTTGAACACACCGGTGAAATGCTGCACCTTTCTTTCAGCTTCCCGCTCGTCGTGCATAGAAGTTTCTCACAGCTGTCACAATAAAAGTGAAATGCCATGTCGTCTGGCGACGCCCCAGAGAACTTTTTAAATAGGTATGACGACTCGCGAAGGGTGTCCTTTCCGATCAGCTGGTTTGCTAATTTGAGGAGATGCTGACACATGCTGACCAAGTTAATTTATGCCTTATTACAAAGTCCATAATTAGCACCAGCGCATCTCCTACTGAAAGTGAGCTCCCTTCGTGCAGTGGAATGCTAAAGTGAGCAGCAAAAGGATGGCTGCCTTGCGTAGTATCTCGTTGTTGTTCTTCAGGAGTTCGTCGCCCCAGCGACAGCCTTTCGCTGACTTCTTCATCGTCACTGTTATTGGGATCGGGAGCCACATCATGAGAGCCGCATGGCACCGATTGTGAGGCGGGAGATGGTTGTTCGGCAGACAGTAGACTGTGCCTTGTCGACCTTGGCATCTGTGTTTCAGAACCCGGTTCAAGATAGCGTTTACGAGACTGCTTTCTGTGCATAGACATTTCGAGAAAAGCTTTCTGAAAAGATCAGAGTGGCGGCTGTATAACTATATATGCAACTGCGACGTTCCACATTGACCGTTGAACAAGCGATATCGGTTGCTATTGGCTAACTTAGGAGTTAGTTATAGTGCGCGTCGTCGCCATAACGCCCACTCCTGCGACATTAATTAGTATTGCAAAAGTAAAGCGAGGTAGGACAAAGCCATCAGCAGTCCGCTACAAAACAAAACTACTTGTGGCGATGCCGCTTCGCCTGCGCGGCTATCGAGCTATCATCTTTTCAGTTACTTGGAGATTTATACGGGAACTCATACGCAACGAAAATGTTTGTAAAACTGTAAAGGTCGATTATTATGCTACCTCATACTTTTACATGGATTGCTGCGTCCAAGCTTGTTTGTGTGCACCAGTGGGCACGAAATAAGAAGCTGGTACGCGTGCGGTAGTCcgaatcatcatcgtcatcgtcgtcattaTCATCGTtacaaagaggcccaccagggggtgccactacaatccatccatccatccatcatcACTTTGCATGTGCGATGCGGGTGCGTCCCGTCTGTTGTGGTTCAGATTCAATTTCAACGTGCCGTGTACTTCGTGCATCGAAGTACGTATCGCCTCCCTCGCGTTATGTTCGCGTTGGTACGTTTCCTCAGGCAATTTGATGACAAGAACTACGTAATACCTGTGAAAAACATCGCGGATTTCCCGAAAAATGGTGGCTTCGACGCTAACAAGGTCTACAGTGCTTTCTGGGAAGACCCGCAGAACCCAGACCTATCCGGTACATATTCAGTGCTAGTACTAATGGTTGCAGGTATGTACCTCTATCGTGTAACCTTGTCATGTGCCGACTTCAGCACATTTCAGAAACTGAGGCTGAGCTTCAAGAAATGCAGCAGCGGAAACGCATCAGAATTCCGAAAGTAGCTGCTTCAGAggtagaggtggtggtggtggtggtggtggtgatgttgaaagggcttgccgttgtcggcctcacgtatgtgggcaacgtcacgactgacgccctggggaaatgtgcgtcctgggccgacttctaggggaactgtgccgacatatgtctgaaagcgtctgaggaaaacccaggaaaaaccccagacagcacagccggcaccgggattcgaacccgggtacctcagAGGTAGAGGACGCATGTGAAGACGTGTCTGCAACCAATGCTCCATAAGACTGCaaggtttttttcttctttcgtctTCATATTACGTTTCTAGCGTCAGATATTTCTGCTTTCGTTTTAGTTCTGGTGTATATTTCTGCACGAGGTACATGTCCGGGCATGGGAATCGCGGGCTGGTTGGACGCGTTCGTGCAGCAGGATTGAAATTGTGTTCCGAACCCGACACCATTGGGTATCAAAGTCGCATATTGCCGTAAACATTAGTGTTTGTGAAATGAGTTAACACTACATCACTGCACACGAGACGAGTATTgcgaaaaaagagaaagaaaccacGCGCGAACGCTGGGGCTTCGAACTCTCTGGAAATAAACGAGCTATTTGCCTTTGATTGCTTCAGACGCTACTGTGGCTGTCTGTTGCGTCGTCAATTGCTTACCTCCCCTTTTTGCTGTGCTATATATGTCACTTGACATTTTGGTCAACGCAGGCGcaaaagcagaaaaagaaaaatgcacgtGATGCGGCGAAATCGGAGGCCTACGAACAGATCCTATCTCGTTTTCTTCATGCTGACAAGGGAAAGAGCTCCAAAGTGTCAGTAGAACATGTAAGTTTGTTACTACATTGCACAGTGCTGCAGGCTCACACGTACTACAATGTCAAATCAGGTCGAACGTCTGCAGAGTGGGGATTCCCCCAAAACTGTCTGGAAGGGGTATGGGAAATTGCCATTTGCTTGAACGCTGTGTAGACGAGAGTGTGAATTTCACTGCTTGTCACCTGTGGCCTGAGAGTGGGTGCTGGCCATCCTGGCTGGTCTTTTTTTGCGTCCTCATTAAACTTGTTGCTAGCGAACGCTGTGGTTGTGCCGCCCCCTGTCCCTCTTCATGTTCTGCCATAACGTTGCTCGTTTGGCTGATGTGACTTTTACTGACCATGAAAGACCGCTCTTTTGAGAGAGGAACTGCACCCGCAGAAATGTTCTGCAGTGCATCTGGGAGAGAGCAAAATTGCATTTCGAGAGACCCTCGCTGCCCCACATGCACAGCCCTGAACATAcaaacagagagaaaaaaacagtCCTGTGGTACCTAACGTGCAGCCGCTCGACTTGGTGAATGTTTGTGACAGGGTACGGGCTATAACTGATGTTACAGATGTTCGGATTGCTTCTTTACATGGCGGGTGGTGTGGAGGGGGAGCTGGTAATTGGCCTTCATGCTCCTCAGAAATGGGCAAAGCGGCCTGCGGTTCATTTTGAGTTGGGGAACCCTGTGCTAGCAGCTGTAGCTGTGCCAGCAACTGGGTCAGGAGCTGTTTTCCTCAAGTTACTGCAAATGTTTTGCGTTGTATTCAACGTCTGATACACTGCCCATCGTGATGTGCTGACACTTCCGCGTCCATGCGTTAAACAACCATTTGTAAATCACCAGGTCCTTCAAATAATATCGCAATCTTGCGCCAACGTGTCATTCTAAGACCACTGTCAGAGGTGTGCTGAACTTAAGCCACACTACAATAAAATATGAACAGGTTGAACCCGAACTGAACCTATTCTTTTgggtaaattccatgataggcaagcctgagcgatgggcaagacacgtaaacaacacgtttgtttacgtgtcttgcccatcgctcaggcttgcctatcgtggaatttatccaccagctagcctgcatttacgccattttgTCTATTCTTTTGGGGTGGGGAGTTCGATACCTTTGGTTTAAACACCTGTCGGAGCACCTTTCCACAGAAATATTGTCCTCAAGTATGTCAGTTGAGAACAAGCAGATAGCCATGTTGACTAGGAGAATAAAGGCAAATAAACTGTTTTGACAGGTTAATGGCAAGAGAGTTGGTGAAGATGACGACCGCTCGTCAGTAAGGCCACGATCTCTGGTAAGCATCCTGCTCGTTAAGCATGTGTCCATCAGTCTTAACATATTGCAGCATCtaaaaaagaaagcaaggagACATCCATCACCATTCTCAGATATGGAGAGTGGAAGTGATGACAGTATCGTACTATCATCACAGATGAAACTGGCAGAGAAAGAGGCTGACAGGTTGAAGGCTGATCTCCGAATAGAGCGCCACAAGTGTACTGACCTCATGGAACGTGTGAGGTTTCTGGAATCGGGGCTTGATTCAAAGCTAACTGAAAGTAAGCCAGGGGAGCTTGTTTTGGATAATAGAATTTGGCAGATATTTTGAGGGCATGCTTCACCAATACTTTGTTTATCCTAGTGCGAACCATGCTTGATACAATAAGGTCATTGCTTGCCCCAGGCACCGGTCAGGGAAATGGTAAAACGCTGTCCAAGTTAAGCTGTGGTGTGTACTATTCGTATTTATTGTATGTTCCGTAGGGTCATTGGGGGAGGCCAAGGGAAGTTACAGTGGTTCTCACTTAGAGAGGCGACCAAGATGAGGATGTTCTGCTTTCAGACAGCATGCATGAGGAATGTGAGACACTGAATCACAGCCTCCGAGCACTTGCTAAATAGTCTAACTTCCAGCTATCTTCAGTGAGCTCTGCGCTGTCGAAGCTGTTTCCAGTGGGTCCTGCATGCGACAACCACAGCATGAAAATCTGGTGCACTCAGGTATGGGTTTTGCTGAAGTGTACGACACTGAATAACTGCCAAGTGTAAGGACAGCAAATGGGCTTAAATAGGCTTTTATTTTGCATATACAGCCCTCTTGACAAATTAGATAGTGCGCATCGCATCCTAGCTATTCCAAGAATACGTTCTCCCATTGTCATTTTCTGCGTGTTCAAAGCTGTTCTGTATACCTTCTTCGCTGCATTCAAGTCGAGAAAAAAAACTTTCTTCGGGGAGGTCTGCCATGGGAGATCGAGATCAGCCAAGGGATTTCTGCCATGCTAGTCAAACTGTGACTGCTGCCATAGCCGCTGAGCCTCCTGGTAAGGGCATGTCATAAATTTAATCACAAATATTTAGGACCTGACTTTTTCAAGTTATATCTGAGTGCACCTGATATTTTTTCAAAAGTGAAATTGGGAAAATTCAGGTATAACCTACCCATTGTGCATCTCGCAAATTGGCaaggaattgaaaaaaaaaaaaaaaagtaggttCTGCGGTGATGGAGGAGTAAATAGACTTTTGAGAATTCgaagctgctgctgctgctgcttcatcGTCTGCTACTGTTGTCACTCTGAGACATCCACCTGGTCTGAACACAGTGAAAGGCTGATTTTAGGTATGTCAAGTGGCAGCAGCAGCTCGAAGAAGAGTGCGCCATGCTGTCAGAACATAGGGTGACCTTTTTACAGCTTGATATTAATCTCATAGCTCTTGCTGAAGCATTTTCGGCCCTGAAACAAAATCACATGACGCGAACACACTACACGTTCTGTATATGATCCCTCACAATCGTACCGCAAGTAGCCGTGCTTAGTTATTATGTCTGTATGACAGCCGCTACGCTGGTGTGCGGGAGGGGTATAACAAGAACATACAACAGAGTAGTGGGGGACTCTTGTGGGAGCACCAGCTGGTTTTTCTGCTTTGGAACGGTTAAAATTGCTGCCTGTGCTGTGCTACCCTCCGTTGCCAAACAGGCGAGGACACCCCAGGAGCGGTttctgcctgcctgcctgctctTGAGTAGGAATCCCGCAAATGTGAGGGGTCAACTTACAATTGGGTCACTGTCTTGTGGGGCATGAAATATTGCTATTTGCCCGCATACAACGCTGCGGTTTGCCCTAAAAAAGAACGTCCACATAGGAAGGGGAGCACCACATAATAAAGTCAGTAAAATATGTTATTTTGAAGCAAGTATTACCTGTGGCACCCACGTAGTGAACTCCCGTGTAGTCTCTGAGGCACAGTGTCTCCTGTTCCGTTTGTCACGTGTGCTTTGCACTGCCCTTTAGCCGCACACGTTTCTCGCGTAAGGTAACAGTGATTGTCGTGCTTTCGCATGGCCAAGTTTGTGCCACGAGTACTCTAGTACCTTGTTGTGATCACCCCGATACTGTGTTTCTTGTTCCTTAAGTGCACATGCTCGCGCACGATGGCGCACAACAGTACATCTGTGACATCAGACAATAAGCGTCACAAAATGCAGGCATAAGGTTGCAGCCTTTTTTGTCCTCGCATCATTTTGCCCTGGCTTCCCGATTTTCAGAGTGCGTTGACCTATGCATTGACCTATTTTCGGGTAAATGGCACCATGTGTCAGAGTGCAATTGGGGATTTTTTTGCAACATGCTGAATGTATGAAAAATATTTGGCATGTATTTTTTCAGGTTTCAGGTTTATTTGGTAATGTGCACGCGCAAAAGGGACACAGTCCCCGACATGGCGAGAGCACAGCCAatacaatcaaacaaacaagacaGTGAAGACATAATCTATTAGTATAAAGcagtaataaaataataaagtaataaaagcaaaacaaatctTACAACAATACGTATTCATCGATCAATGCTCCGAAGAGCTACAAGAGAACACCTGCTAATTCTTTTCTGAAAGTTCGAACAGAGTCGCATTTCACCATTAAATCATAAAAGCTGTTAAAGTACTTAGCAGCTAAGAAAGACAATCTTTCTTCCCCATATTTCGTCCTGCATCTAGGGATACAAACCAGTGGAGCAGTACGTAAGAGATAAGGAACAACGAGAGTATTAATACCATATTTACTACAAAAAATGTCCGGGTTCTTTTTAAATTCCTTGAAAAATTTTAACACCAAGTTATGCTGATACATAGCCTGTACACTTAAAATGCGATGTTTTTTCATGATGTCACTTACAGGCGAAAGAAACGGCAGATTACCAACGGCCCGAACAGCCTTGTTTTGGGAGCGTTGAATAACTGAAAAATTGGTTGGGGACGTCGAACCCCAAACCAAAATACAGTACGATAACCGCGAGAACACCAATGAATAGTAAAGAATCAATTTAACATGCATGGGGAGTATCATTCGTGCTCTGTTGAGTTTTTGTATATTTTGGCAAATGGTAAAAAGTTCACTAACTCTACTACATGCGAAATTGAAAATATTCCTTTATTTACATACAGGCGCATTTGACAACAGGTTGACCAATGCAAAACCCTTGTCCAAGCTTGATGACGGCAGGGTTAGTAGATGACAGTATCAATTTTGCGTACGCCTGATAATACCTTCCCCTTCAGTTTCATGTCCGGAATGGTTTTGTCCTCACGGAAGAACAAGCTTATAAAATATTCAGAAACAAGAGGCCAACGCTTGTGATGAAGGATATGGCAAAGGCCATATCGGGTGACACCGTCCTTGCAGTGCGAACCTACAGTGGGAAGACTGCGCCAAAAGACCGTCGGGATCCAGAGGCACCTATCAGGAAGGAGCTGACGCCAATGAAAGTCGGACTTGTCATTGGTATGATAACTCCGAATTTCTTTTTCTCAGGCTAATCTTACTGATTTCATCATCTAGGCATGTGTGAATATTTGAAAATTTTAAATATTGAATGAAATTATtgtattcaattcaattcgaaATCAAATAGCAATATTTAAAAATTTATTAAAATttttggaatatttttgcagttgTTTAGCCCTAGGCTTCACCTGATATTTGTGCGCATTGTaggaagccaactttacaaGCACACTTTGCATTCAGTAGACCAAGTAATACCCAAAACACACAGTCTGGATCGGTCCACAATCCTCGTCGGCGCAATCCCACTGTGCACACCGTGCTGTCCGCACTTCG includes these proteins:
- the LOC135367437 gene encoding uncharacterized protein LOC135367437 isoform X2, with the protein product MHEESIFSELCAVEAVSSGSCMRQPQHENLVHSGRSAMGDRDQPRDFCHASQTVTAAIAAEPPGAFDNRLTNAKPLSKLDDGRFHVRNGFVLTEEQAYKIFRNKRPTLVMKDMAKAISGDTVLAVRTYSGKTAPKDRRDPEAPIRKELTPMKVGLVIDAVIHWGRENKVDVSTCIEKRGIILSEKIQDARKSARRHLSV
- the LOC135367437 gene encoding uncharacterized protein LOC135367437 isoform X1, with translation MHEESIFSELCAVEAVSSGSCMRQPQHENLVHSGRSAMGDRDQPRDFCHASQTVTAAIAAEPPGKGAFDNRLTNAKPLSKLDDGRFHVRNGFVLTEEQAYKIFRNKRPTLVMKDMAKAISGDTVLAVRTYSGKTAPKDRRDPEAPIRKELTPMKVGLVIDAVIHWGRENKVDVSTCIEKRGIILSEKIQDARKSARRHLSV